In Halobaculum magnesiiphilum, the following proteins share a genomic window:
- a CDS encoding DUF7261 family protein, with protein sequence MNGGDGDRDRAQLVLLAAAVAAAALVPMALAYLTLGAHPDVAATAERDTPGEDALRALDRAATNASTAVDRTPWSERERTVAAFDAAIATDVRGIETARLSETVAVDVTRNATAASTWTGANCPRGPNRAFGDCEAIDGVVVQERAGEATLLAVGFDVRVTEPEGSSELTVVLGTW encoded by the coding sequence ATGAACGGCGGCGACGGGGACCGCGACCGCGCGCAGTTGGTGCTGCTGGCGGCGGCCGTCGCAGCGGCGGCGCTGGTGCCGATGGCGCTGGCGTATCTCACGCTGGGCGCTCACCCCGACGTGGCCGCGACCGCCGAACGCGACACCCCGGGCGAGGACGCGCTGCGCGCGCTCGATCGGGCGGCGACCAACGCCTCGACCGCGGTCGACCGCACCCCGTGGAGCGAACGCGAGCGGACGGTCGCGGCGTTCGACGCGGCGATCGCGACCGACGTGCGCGGGATCGAGACCGCCCGGCTCTCGGAGACGGTCGCCGTGGACGTGACGCGAAACGCGACCGCGGCGTCGACGTGGACGGGTGCGAACTGCCCGCGAGGTCCCAACCGCGCGTTCGGCGACTGTGAGGCGATCGACGGCGTCGTCGTCCAGGAGCGCGCCGGCGAGGCGACCCTCCTCGCGGTCGGGTTCGACGTGCGGGTGACCGAGCCCGAGGGATCTTCGGAACTGACGGTCGTCCTGGGGACGTGGTGA
- a CDS encoding type II/IV secretion system ATPase subunit, which yields MTDPTGDRPTVPAPEPPGSADAWYAPDVRAQYESYPGVVATVRERRGAAGSEFSYETREPSLGAAGDRAVAAVADRFDAGQHRRPLTRAGAVERADAGFEPKYERALDRLVEATPALRRRVDYHTLREFRLLGRVTPMALDDRVEVADVNGEDGRVVVHTSDFAPAVTDVPVNALYVGRVASERLRTYEVGFEGFAVEVAVYRDRLLGDDRFATKYAVREPPLLPGDEELIAECKERVWETTATEVVEDRAAFVRERARRFLSRRLTARDTRAWLDATGYRVRSALAEYDLAVPPVDSRYAPDRLADLVYYVLRDYVGQGVLTVPLRDPHLEDVEANRVGERVKVVPRVGLDADGRVPTNLSFDSETEFVNVVTQLAALDGTELNASNPSAKVNVDLDGVPDTIRCAVALPVISDGGPHLSVRKQSSDPHTPVDLLNSGTLPTELVTLLWMLYEHRGVVLFSGATGVGKTTLLNAHTPFIPFDARPVSIDEGSREVLLPHETGISLTTREHENEFKRVTMADLMTETNYLNPDVEVIAEVNTPASFETFAESLNTGHGVLGTTHADDVDALVNRVIEQGLPPYLLGEIDLVVFPHNADGDRYVSEAIEIGVDGAFDDCAGANGVVEKDGAAVGWNRVLDRDPDGDFSFAYDHPELGDATRRLDHRVFHGIADRTDRTVEAVEREFHRKHRYVRYLVREGVTDVEETFDFLADLRTDEAATVERVRRETAARDDEDAPAAGAQDTATDGGRRRGPERSSGAFGPASERTRGNRR from the coding sequence ATGACCGATCCGACGGGCGATCGGCCGACCGTGCCGGCGCCCGAACCGCCCGGATCTGCCGACGCGTGGTATGCGCCGGACGTGCGGGCGCAGTACGAGTCGTATCCGGGCGTCGTCGCCACCGTCCGCGAGCGGCGCGGCGCCGCGGGCAGCGAGTTCAGCTACGAGACGCGCGAGCCGAGCCTCGGCGCCGCCGGCGATCGGGCGGTCGCCGCCGTCGCCGACCGCTTCGACGCGGGCCAGCACCGCCGGCCGCTCACCCGCGCGGGCGCCGTCGAACGCGCCGACGCCGGCTTCGAGCCGAAGTACGAGCGCGCGCTCGACAGGCTCGTCGAGGCGACGCCCGCGCTGCGCCGGCGCGTCGACTACCACACGCTCCGGGAGTTTCGCCTGCTCGGGCGGGTGACGCCGATGGCGCTCGACGACCGCGTCGAGGTCGCCGACGTGAACGGCGAGGACGGCCGCGTCGTCGTCCACACGAGCGACTTCGCGCCGGCCGTCACCGACGTGCCCGTGAACGCGTTGTACGTCGGTCGCGTCGCCAGCGAGCGCCTCCGGACCTACGAGGTCGGTTTCGAGGGGTTCGCCGTCGAGGTCGCGGTGTACCGCGACCGGCTGCTCGGCGACGACCGCTTCGCGACGAAGTACGCCGTCCGCGAGCCGCCGCTGCTCCCCGGCGACGAGGAGCTGATCGCCGAGTGCAAGGAACGCGTCTGGGAGACGACCGCGACGGAGGTCGTCGAGGACCGCGCGGCGTTCGTGCGCGAGCGAGCCCGCCGGTTCCTCTCGCGCCGGCTCACCGCCCGGGACACCCGCGCGTGGCTCGATGCGACCGGCTACCGGGTACGGTCGGCCCTCGCCGAGTACGACCTGGCGGTGCCGCCGGTCGACTCGCGATACGCGCCCGACCGGCTCGCGGACCTCGTGTACTACGTGCTGCGCGATTACGTCGGCCAGGGCGTCCTCACGGTACCGCTGCGGGATCCGCACCTGGAGGACGTGGAGGCCAACCGCGTCGGCGAGCGCGTGAAGGTCGTTCCGCGGGTCGGGCTGGACGCCGACGGCCGCGTGCCGACGAACCTCAGCTTCGACTCGGAGACCGAGTTCGTCAACGTCGTCACCCAACTCGCCGCCCTCGACGGGACGGAGCTGAACGCCTCCAACCCCAGCGCGAAGGTGAACGTCGACCTCGACGGCGTCCCCGACACGATCCGCTGTGCGGTCGCGCTCCCGGTCATCTCGGACGGCGGTCCGCACCTGTCGGTTCGAAAGCAGTCGAGCGATCCCCACACGCCGGTCGATCTGTTGAACTCGGGGACGCTCCCGACGGAGCTGGTCACGCTCCTGTGGATGCTGTACGAGCACCGCGGCGTCGTTCTGTTCTCCGGAGCGACGGGCGTCGGGAAGACGACGCTGCTGAACGCGCACACCCCGTTCATTCCGTTCGACGCGCGGCCCGTCTCCATCGACGAGGGGAGCCGCGAGGTGCTGCTTCCCCACGAGACGGGTATCTCGCTGACGACCCGCGAGCACGAGAACGAGTTCAAACGCGTCACGATGGCGGACCTGATGACCGAGACGAACTACCTGAACCCCGATGTGGAGGTCATCGCCGAGGTGAACACGCCGGCGTCGTTCGAGACGTTCGCCGAGAGCCTCAACACCGGCCACGGCGTGCTCGGCACGACCCACGCCGACGACGTGGACGCGCTCGTCAACCGGGTCATCGAGCAGGGCCTTCCGCCGTACCTCCTCGGGGAGATCGACCTCGTCGTGTTCCCCCACAACGCCGACGGCGATCGCTACGTCAGCGAGGCGATCGAGATCGGCGTCGACGGCGCATTCGACGACTGCGCGGGGGCGAACGGCGTCGTCGAGAAGGACGGCGCCGCGGTCGGCTGGAACCGCGTCCTCGACCGCGACCCGGACGGCGACTTCTCGTTCGCGTACGACCACCCGGAACTCGGCGACGCGACGCGGCGCCTCGACCATCGGGTGTTCCACGGCATCGCCGACCGGACCGACCGGACCGTCGAGGCCGTCGAGCGGGAGTTCCATCGGAAACACCGCTACGTCCGGTATCTCGTCCGCGAGGGCGTGACCGACGTCGAGGAGACGTTCGACTTCCTCGCGGACCTGCGCACCGACGAGGCGGCGACCGTCGAGCGCGTCCGTCGCGAGACGGCCGCCCGCGACGACGAGGACGCGCCCGCCGCCGGCGCCCAGGACACCGCGACCGACGGCGGCCGTCGTCGCGGTCCCGAACGGTCGAGCGGGGCGTTCGGGCCGGCGAGCGAACGCACGAGAGGGAATCGCCGATGA
- a CDS encoding SIR2 family NAD-dependent protein deacylase — protein sequence MDDVDEAALAELASALADAETAVALTGAGISAPSGVPTFRGEDGVWGDEFDPEDFRIGRLRRDPAGFWRDRVDLHDRLFPDGVEPNSAHEALASLEAAGRLDAVVTQNTDGFHAAAGSETVLELHGNAARVACVDCGATRPAEPVHERVRTAVEAGDDEALPPTCPDCGGPLKPDVVLFGESLPRSTFQRARAFAADSDVFLAIGSSLEVEPAASLPRRAAAGGTLAIVNLASTRADGRADIRLRADVTDVLPALAARLDAD from the coding sequence ATGGACGACGTGGACGAAGCCGCGCTCGCGGAGCTCGCGTCGGCGCTGGCGGACGCGGAGACGGCGGTCGCGCTGACGGGCGCGGGGATCTCCGCGCCCTCGGGCGTGCCCACCTTCCGCGGCGAGGACGGCGTCTGGGGCGACGAGTTCGACCCCGAAGACTTCCGTATCGGTCGCCTTCGCCGTGATCCCGCGGGGTTCTGGCGGGACCGCGTCGACCTCCACGACCGGCTCTTCCCGGACGGTGTCGAGCCCAACTCGGCGCACGAGGCGCTGGCGTCGCTGGAGGCCGCCGGCCGGCTCGACGCGGTCGTCACGCAGAACACCGACGGGTTCCACGCGGCCGCCGGGTCGGAGACGGTCCTCGAACTCCACGGCAACGCCGCGCGGGTCGCCTGCGTCGACTGCGGGGCGACGCGGCCCGCCGAGCCCGTTCACGAGCGGGTCCGGACGGCGGTCGAGGCCGGCGACGACGAGGCCCTCCCGCCGACGTGCCCGGACTGCGGCGGCCCGCTGAAACCGGACGTGGTGCTGTTCGGCGAGTCGCTCCCCCGCAGCACGTTTCAGCGGGCACGGGCGTTCGCGGCCGACAGCGACGTCTTCCTCGCGATCGGGTCGTCCCTGGAGGTCGAGCCGGCCGCATCGCTCCCGAGGCGGGCCGCCGCGGGCGGGACGCTGGCGATCGTCAACCTCGCGTCGACGCGGGCCGACGGACGGGCGGACATCCGCTTGCGTGCCGACGTGACGGACGTGTTGCCCGCGCTCGCGGCGCGGCTGGACGCCGATTGA
- a CDS encoding DUF7262 family protein has product MPDGTDRAQLSLPILEAAVGVAFLLAVAASFGLALPEPGTAEAQLDAYADDAGTVLAEEPPRHAGGTRLDEVSRSPAAFERERGALRERVRRILGDNLLFRVETPHGAVGFERPNGVATGRASITTAGGEVVLWVWYV; this is encoded by the coding sequence ATGCCTGATGGGACGGATCGCGCCCAGCTCTCGCTCCCGATCCTCGAGGCCGCCGTCGGCGTCGCGTTCCTGCTGGCGGTCGCGGCCTCGTTCGGGCTGGCGCTGCCCGAGCCGGGGACCGCGGAGGCGCAACTCGACGCGTACGCCGACGACGCCGGCACCGTGCTCGCGGAGGAGCCGCCACGACACGCCGGCGGCACGCGACTCGACGAGGTGAGCCGGTCGCCGGCGGCGTTCGAGCGCGAGCGGGGGGCGTTGCGCGAGCGGGTGCGTCGCATCCTCGGCGACAACCTCCTGTTTCGCGTGGAGACGCCCCACGGCGCGGTGGGCTTCGAGCGCCCGAACGGGGTAGCGACCGGTCGCGCGTCGATCACGACGGCCGGCGGGGAGGTGGTGCTGTGGGTGTGGTACGTATGA
- a CDS encoding DUF7266 family protein — MTGRRPIDASARSDGRRERAVTPVVSKTLEIGLVVLFVGGLSTALFGGAVPDYRDAAADRVADRALAGAATEIEIAVPPRASSVRVERRVDIPATIRGTGYRIVAADGAVRLDHPNPSVGGSLRLALPDRVASVSGAWRSGAETVVTVAGGDGRLSIELVSR, encoded by the coding sequence ATGACCGGACGCCGCCCGATCGACGCGTCCGCCCGGTCCGACGGCCGTCGCGAACGCGCGGTGACGCCGGTCGTCTCGAAGACCCTGGAGATCGGGCTCGTCGTGCTGTTCGTCGGCGGTCTGTCGACGGCGCTGTTCGGCGGTGCGGTTCCGGATTACCGCGACGCCGCGGCCGACCGCGTGGCCGACCGGGCGCTCGCCGGCGCCGCGACGGAGATCGAAATCGCCGTCCCGCCCCGCGCATCGTCGGTTCGGGTCGAACGCCGCGTCGACATCCCGGCGACGATCCGCGGCACGGGGTACCGGATCGTCGCCGCCGACGGGGCCGTCCGGCTCGACCACCCGAACCCGTCGGTCGGCGGATCGCTGCGGCTCGCGCTCCCGGACCGCGTCGCGTCCGTGAGCGGGGCGTGGCGAAGCGGAGCGGAGACGGTGGTCACGGTCGCCGGCGGGGACGGACGGCTTTCGATCGAGTTGGTGAGTCGATGA
- a CDS encoding type II secretion system F family protein → MLDRALYTLFSRHADARRHAADRKRYRGAAMSTSFDVYVARAYGLSWVACVLTVGWMFVIVSAAPSPFAAVVTAAIPGRIGVGAIPSPYVAAAVAGLAGAAVKHATVKLAGARLRWRTRARRNGIERTLPGAARFLTALSSGSDGPRAMLRRVGDNDAYGETAVSIRAALTTASLTGSLNEGIGRVARDTPSRDALAPFLLKFREHAAQGDDALTGYLTLESRMLGHRSEQTRERNADVMELVAELFVVLLVLPALLVIVLTVMSVLTPGLSAGIATPLGTTTARAIAVYGAAGAVVVFGAAAAAFVSDLRPTDQRASYAPPRDPPALVRSVPTNPASAAVALAPLGVVSFGGLLATGVDPVNAALLGYATYAVPVGGIALRRGRIDDAKDREISDFVHAVAGRVALGEPLAAAVDHAARNVDLGRLNPDVSDLAFALGIGGGREEDVQTGALRRFTERVGTPLAAQTIGLVSGALDAGSDADAVFETLQAEVGRLYHEKRALRANMFVYVAVGWTTALLVVGIVVAVNLTVLDGFSDLASLSAGGGALDPTAVDPERDRRRFYVVAQATVFASGLFAGAAGRGGYAMLLHSGSLVVVCYAVFAVAGLL, encoded by the coding sequence ATGCTCGATCGGGCGCTGTACACGCTGTTCTCGCGCCACGCCGACGCTCGCCGTCACGCGGCCGACCGGAAGCGGTACCGCGGGGCGGCGATGTCGACGAGCTTCGACGTGTACGTCGCGCGGGCGTACGGGCTCTCGTGGGTCGCGTGCGTGCTCACGGTCGGCTGGATGTTCGTGATCGTCTCCGCCGCTCCCTCACCGTTCGCGGCAGTCGTCACGGCGGCGATTCCGGGTCGCATCGGGGTCGGAGCGATACCGTCGCCGTACGTCGCCGCCGCGGTCGCCGGCCTCGCCGGGGCCGCCGTCAAGCACGCGACGGTCAAGCTGGCCGGCGCTCGACTCCGGTGGCGCACGAGGGCGCGACGAAACGGGATCGAGCGGACGCTCCCGGGGGCAGCGCGGTTTCTCACCGCGCTGTCGTCGGGGAGCGACGGCCCGCGGGCGATGCTGCGGCGCGTCGGGGACAACGACGCCTACGGCGAGACCGCCGTCTCGATCCGCGCGGCGCTCACGACCGCCTCCCTCACCGGAAGCCTGAACGAGGGGATCGGCCGCGTCGCCCGCGACACGCCCTCGCGTGACGCGCTCGCGCCGTTCCTGTTGAAGTTCCGCGAGCACGCCGCCCAGGGCGACGACGCGCTGACCGGGTATCTCACGCTGGAGTCGCGGATGCTCGGCCATCGCAGCGAGCAGACGCGCGAGCGCAACGCCGACGTGATGGAACTCGTCGCGGAGCTGTTCGTGGTGCTTCTCGTCCTCCCGGCGCTGCTCGTCATCGTCCTCACGGTGATGAGCGTGCTCACACCGGGGCTTTCCGCGGGGATCGCGACCCCGCTCGGAACGACCACCGCGCGGGCGATCGCAGTGTACGGCGCCGCCGGCGCGGTCGTCGTCTTCGGCGCCGCCGCGGCCGCGTTCGTCTCAGACCTCCGACCGACCGACCAACGGGCGAGCTACGCACCCCCGCGCGACCCGCCGGCGTTGGTGCGGTCGGTCCCGACGAACCCCGCGAGCGCGGCCGTCGCGCTCGCGCCGCTGGGAGTCGTCTCGTTCGGCGGCCTCCTCGCGACCGGCGTCGACCCCGTGAACGCCGCGCTGCTCGGCTACGCGACCTACGCGGTCCCCGTCGGCGGGATCGCGCTCCGCCGCGGCCGGATAGACGACGCGAAAGACCGGGAGATCAGCGACTTCGTCCACGCCGTCGCCGGTCGCGTCGCCCTCGGCGAGCCGCTTGCCGCGGCGGTCGACCACGCCGCTCGGAACGTCGACCTCGGCCGGCTGAACCCGGACGTGTCGGACCTGGCGTTCGCGCTCGGTATCGGCGGCGGCCGGGAAGAGGACGTCCAAACCGGGGCGCTTCGACGCTTCACCGAGCGCGTCGGCACCCCCCTTGCGGCCCAGACGATCGGGCTCGTCTCCGGCGCGCTCGACGCCGGCAGCGACGCGGACGCGGTGTTCGAGACGCTTCAGGCCGAAGTCGGCCGACTCTATCACGAGAAGCGTGCGCTCCGGGCCAACATGTTCGTCTACGTCGCCGTCGGGTGGACGACCGCGCTGCTGGTCGTTGGGATCGTCGTCGCGGTGAACCTCACCGTGCTCGACGGGTTCTCCGATCTCGCGTCGCTGTCGGCCGGCGGCGGCGCGCTGGACCCGACCGCCGTCGACCCCGAGCGCGACCGCCGCCGCTTCTACGTCGTCGCGCAGGCGACGGTGTTCGCCTCGGGGCTGTTCGCCGGCGCCGCCGGCCGCGGCGGCTACGCGATGCTCCTCCACTCCGGTTCGCTCGTGGTCGTGTGTTACGCCGTCTTCGCGGTCGCGGGGTTGCTGTGA
- a CDS encoding DUF7289 family protein, which produces MIPRNRDGDDESVGADGRDGRDAEHDRRAQSHVIGIALLLGITAVSMAGLTATVGTVVESNTAGVDAGRVSADLDAALAPVEVTGHHRGTVSYSDGRLHTVNRTVRILNESGEVRRVEAGGVVWSSHGHRVAFVGGAVVRGPPGNAVMDADPPLATSAGTTVVGVADLGDARFSYAGGGRVPLSTRVRHDRSAYGDGEWRIAVETATPRPWRSFFEERGAVTTVRDLDGDGVDSVVARLPGSRELYLVVHSLDAEAGR; this is translated from the coding sequence GTGATCCCTCGCAACCGCGACGGCGACGACGAGTCCGTCGGCGCCGACGGACGCGACGGCCGCGACGCCGAGCACGACCGCCGCGCCCAGTCACACGTCATCGGCATCGCGCTGCTGCTCGGCATCACGGCGGTCTCGATGGCCGGCCTCACGGCGACCGTCGGAACCGTCGTGGAGTCGAACACCGCGGGCGTCGACGCCGGCCGGGTGTCGGCGGATCTGGACGCCGCGCTCGCGCCCGTCGAGGTCACCGGTCACCACCGCGGCACGGTCTCCTACAGCGACGGCCGCCTGCACACCGTGAACCGGACGGTCCGGATCCTGAACGAGAGCGGCGAGGTCCGACGCGTGGAGGCCGGCGGCGTCGTCTGGTCGAGCCACGGCCACCGCGTCGCGTTCGTCGGCGGCGCGGTCGTCCGGGGGCCGCCGGGCAACGCCGTCATGGACGCCGACCCGCCGCTTGCGACTTCGGCCGGAACGACGGTCGTCGGCGTCGCCGACCTCGGCGACGCGCGCTTCTCGTACGCCGGCGGCGGGCGGGTTCCCCTGTCGACGCGCGTGCGCCACGACCGCAGCGCCTACGGCGACGGCGAGTGGCGGATCGCCGTCGAGACCGCGACGCCCCGCCCGTGGCGGTCGTTCTTCGAGGAACGCGGCGCAGTCACGACCGTTCGCGACCTCGACGGCGACGGCGTCGACAGCGTCGTCGCGCGGTTACCCGGCTCCCGTGAGCTGTACCTCGTAGTGCACAGCCTCGACGCGGAGGCGGGACGATGA
- a CDS encoding DUF7263 family protein, producing MTRQKGTGGDRTHRRGQANLAALVAALIVLTATIGVTLGLAEGALAGADRQPGERRAAVAVAERLTAADSPATRRENVLNASALDSLAPEELAALAPPLTDAAFVVRVDGRAVVRRGDPTDGVSFRRIVLVSATEERAREVDAAGAVTLPRRTDRVRLAFDEADVETVRANGRIVLHRPGGLRGTETVPVSRAETLTLSFDANATGTVGVISTPERTRKATLEVTVDA from the coding sequence ATGACCCGGCAGAAGGGGACGGGAGGCGACCGAACGCACCGCCGCGGGCAGGCGAACCTCGCGGCGCTCGTCGCGGCGTTGATCGTCCTCACGGCGACGATCGGCGTGACGCTCGGGCTCGCCGAGGGAGCCCTCGCCGGCGCCGACCGCCAGCCGGGCGAGCGCCGCGCGGCCGTCGCGGTGGCCGAACGCTTGACGGCCGCCGACTCGCCAGCGACGCGGCGGGAGAACGTCCTGAACGCCAGCGCGCTCGATTCGCTCGCTCCCGAGGAACTGGCCGCGCTCGCGCCGCCGCTGACGGATGCCGCGTTCGTCGTTCGGGTCGACGGTCGGGCGGTGGTCCGGCGGGGCGATCCGACCGACGGCGTCTCCTTCCGTCGGATCGTCCTCGTCTCGGCGACCGAGGAACGCGCCCGCGAGGTCGACGCCGCGGGGGCAGTGACGCTCCCGCGCCGGACCGACCGCGTCCGGCTCGCGTTCGACGAGGCGGACGTGGAAACGGTCCGCGCGAACGGCCGGATCGTCCTCCACCGTCCGGGCGGGCTCCGCGGCACGGAGACGGTTCCGGTCAGCCGGGCGGAGACGCTCACGCTCTCGTTCGACGCGAACGCGACCGGGACCGTCGGGGTGATATCGACCCCGGAGCGCACCCGCAAGGCGACGCTGGAGGTGACGGTCGATGCCTGA